GATCACGCCGGTGATGCGCAGCGCCTTCCGGTTCTCCATGACGATCTCGTGGTGCAGTTGCCCGCGGCCCTTCCCTTCCATCGTCGGACACCTCCTCACGGTCATCTTACGGACAGTCCCCGCGAAATAGAACCCGGGTCGTCCGCCTGACCGGAGGCCATCCGCACGATGGATCCCGCAGCGTGCCCCACCGCTTACGCTGCGCCGGGCTTCTCCTGCCGCCGTTCCGCCCGCTGGACCCTGCGCACCCACGGGTAGAACACGGCGCCCGAGGCGAGCAGCCCCATGCCGAACAGGAAGGTGGACAGGTCTGCCGTTCCCGCTTGGATGACCCACAACGCATACAGCGTCGCCCATCCGGCGATGACGCCGTCGACGAGGCGCGCCCGGCCGTCGGTTGCGTACGTTTCCCCGGTCACCACCAGCTTCAGCTGATAAACGGCGGCCAGCAGGTACGGAACCAGGTACGCCAAGGTGGCCACGTGGATCACGAAATCGAAGGCCTTGGCCACCGACTGGGATAGCGTGGACAGCAAGAAAAGCTGGGCCATGGCATTCGTAACCGTCAGGGCAACGGTCGGTACGCCCCGCCGATTTTCCCGAAGAAACGGAGACAGGAACACGCCTTGCTTGGCCTCCTGGTACGGAACCTCCGCACTCAGCCAGATCCATCCGATCGTCGAACCAAACAAGCTGACGAGTCCCAGCGCCGCCAGGAGGAAGCCACCGGAAGGCCCGATCGCGACCGACAGCGCGTCGACCAAGGGCTTGTCGGAGGTCCCCAACCGTTCGTGCGGCAAGACGCCCATGACGAGCAGGGTGATGGCCACATACAACACCAATGCCACCAGCAGCCCGATGAGGGTGGCCATCTTCACGTCCCGCGATGTGCGGGCCCGTCCGGAAAAGACAACAGCCGACTCCACGCCGACAAAGGCCCACAGCGTGGCCAACGCCGCCTCGTTCGCCTGCCCCAAGAGGCCGAACACATGGCCCGCTTCGTCCGTTCGGGGCGCCACAAAGGGCACAAGGTTGCGCGCGTCAAAGGCAAACAAGGCCGCAACGAGGAAGAGCAGAAAGCCGCCCACTTTGGCCGCCGTGGCGGCAAAGTTCGTTTTCCCCGTTTGTTCCATGCCCCGCAAGATCAAGAAATGAATGCCCCACAAGAGGTGATGATGGCCACATTGCCGGCAAAATTGGCCACCCAGTACCCCCACGCGACGGCGTATCCGGAAATAACCGACCAGAAAGAACGGGTGGGAAAGAGCGCCTGGGCGTAAGCCTGCGGCCCCCCGACAAGGTCGGGCTTGCGCAAGGCGAGATTGCCGAACACCAGCGCGGTCATCAGCACTCCGGCCCCGGTCAACAGCCAGGCCAGCAGGACACCGGCCGGGCTGGCCACTTCGGCCAGGGTGCGCGGCAGCATAAAGATGCCCGACCCCACCATGTTGCCGACCACGAGCGCAGCCAGCAGCCAAACGCCCAGCGTGCGCCCCGATCCGCGATGGGTCATGGTTCCAACCCCTTTCTCGTTCCCTAGACAATCCTTCATCTCGTTAATGAGATAAACTCCTCGAACATGCAATGCGACTCATCATACCGGAAAACGCGCCGCCCATCAAGGGTACATTGTGCCAACCGGAAACCCGCACGAAAAAGAAAAGGAAGGCTACCCCTTGCGGTAGCCTTCCCCTTTGTCGAACGCCTCGTCGATCCGCGTCTCCTCCACCACCGTGTACAGGCTCCCGGCCTCTTCCTTCCGCGCATTTTCTGTCACGCGCTCGACGCGGACCGTCAGCGTTTTCGTTCCAAAGTGAAGGGTAAGCAAATCCCCCACGCTCACGGTGCTCGACGCTTTTGCCGGCCGCCCGTTCAGTTCGACGCGGCCTTGGTCGCACAACTCCTTCGCCACCGTGCGCCGTTTGAGCAACCGCGAGACCTTGAGGAATTTGTCGAGCCGCATGTCACTTCACGGCTTCTTTCAGCTTGTTGCCCGCGCGGAACGCCGGAATGACGGCTTCCGGAATGTTGATCGTTTCCCCGGTTTGCGGGTTGCGACCGGTGCGGGCCGACCGCTTGCGCGTCTCAAAGGTGCCGAAGCCGACAAACTGGACCTTTTCCCCGGCGCGCAGGGCTTCGGTGATCTCTTCCAGCACCGCGTTCACGACCGTTTCCACATCTTTCTTCGTCAAACCGCTTTTTTCGGCAATGCGGGCGATGATCTCCTGCTTGTTCATAGGTCAACACCAACCTCCTTCTTTCAAGAATGTACGGTGATTGTTATTCGTGTTCCGCCGCCAAAATCCTGCTCGGCCCGCGGCCTCACTGCCCATTTTCTTTGGCTTCGTTCCACCAGCGGTCCATCTCCGCCAGGGTGACGTCGGCGAAGGTGCGGCCCTCCGCACGCAGCCGCGCCTCGATGTGGCGGAAGCGGCGGGCAAATTTCGCGCACGTCCGCGCCAGCGCTTCCTCCGGATCGACATGCAGGAAGCGGGCCAGGTTGACCACGGCAAACAGGAGATCGCCCACCTCGTCGGCCGCGCGCTCCTGCCCCTGCGCCGCCGCTTCGCGCACTTCCCGCACCTCTTCCTCCACTTTGGCAAAGACATCGTCGAGGGCCGTCCAGTCAAACCCCACGCTGGCGGCCTTCTTCTGGATCTTCCACGCCTTGAGGAGGGCGGGCAGGGCGCGCGGCACGCTGTCGAGCAGCGACGGCGCGTCCCCTTTCCCCTTGGCCGCGGCCTCCCGCTGCTTCATCGCCTCCCAGTTGGCCAGCGCCTCCTCGGCGCTTTCCGCTGACCGATCGCCGAACACGTGGGGATGGCGGCGGATCAGCTTGTCCACCAGGCCGCCGATCACGTCGTCGACGGTGAAGATGCCCTCCTCCTCGGCCATCTGGGCGTGCAGCATCACCTGCAAGAGCAGGTCCCCCAGCTCCTCGCACAGGGCGTCGGGGTCGCCGTCGTCGATGGCCTGGGCCACCTCGTACGCCTCTTCGATGACATTTTTGCGGATGGAGCGATGGGTCTGCTCGCGGTCCCACGGACACCCCTCCGGCCCGCGCAAGATCGCCACCACCTCGCGCAGGCGGTCAAACCGGCGGTTTATCACCCGGGGGTCGTCCGTCGGCGGCACGTAGACGAGGGTCAAGTTGTCCGTCGCCAGGCGATCCAACAGGTACAGCGGCTTTTGCTCCACCTTCTCCCGCTGCGGCACGCCGACCGCCGTGACGACGGTGACCGGATAATCGTCGGGATAGACCTCCATCAGCGTCAGCTTCACATCGGCGGCGACAAAGGCATCGTACACCTGGGTGATGACGAGGTGCAAGTGTGGCGCCAGGTGTTCGCGGCGCAGCGCCGTTCCGTCCAGCACGGCAAGGCCCTCGATCGGATCGA
The genomic region above belongs to Calditerricola satsumensis and contains:
- a CDS encoding HU family DNA-binding protein, which codes for MNKQEIIARIAEKSGLTKKDVETVVNAVLEEITEALRAGEKVQFVGFGTFETRKRSARTGRNPQTGETINIPEAVIPAFRAGNKLKEAVK
- a CDS encoding RNA-binding S4 domain-containing protein; this encodes MRLDKFLKVSRLLKRRTVAKELCDQGRVELNGRPAKASSTVSVGDLLTLHFGTKTLTVRVERVTENARKEEAGSLYTVVEETRIDEAFDKGEGYRKG
- the mazG gene encoding nucleoside triphosphate pyrophosphohydrolase; translation: MPTIEVVGLGAGGLDLMPRGVYRRLRAADRLFLRTAEHPAAAELRAEGITFVAFDSLYRQHDTFEAVYEAICHRLLDEARRGDVLYAVPGHPMVAERTVQLLLERGPAAGVRVVIGGGQSFLDPLFARLGIDPIEGLAVLDGTALRREHLAPHLHLVITQVYDAFVAADVKLTLMEVYPDDYPVTVVTAVGVPQREKVEQKPLYLLDRLATDNLTLVYVPPTDDPRVINRRFDRLREVVAILRGPEGCPWDREQTHRSIRKNVIEEAYEVAQAIDDGDPDALCEELGDLLLQVMLHAQMAEEEGIFTVDDVIGGLVDKLIRRHPHVFGDRSAESAEEALANWEAMKQREAAAKGKGDAPSLLDSVPRALPALLKAWKIQKKAASVGFDWTALDDVFAKVEEEVREVREAAAQGQERAADEVGDLLFAVVNLARFLHVDPEEALARTCAKFARRFRHIEARLRAEGRTFADVTLAEMDRWWNEAKENGQ